The Streptomyces sp. Mut1 genome window below encodes:
- a CDS encoding ABC transporter permease subunit, whose product MTATLTPRPPATGRAERSGFLRTLHAEWTKFRTVRGWVLAMAGALLVTIMVGLLGTAAPTPGGRGADSASYPKGPGGEAVNDSFYFVHKTLTGDGTLTVPLRSLTGVADTGPGKTAQGAQPWAKTGIIVKESLTQGSPYAAVMATGGHGVRMQYDYTHDTTGPSGKVTQESPRWLRLVRSGDSLTGYASTDGSHWTTVGHAKLPGLARTVQAGLFATSPQAKQDTAAGTGFSPAVATGTFGRPGLTGGWSQSVWSGTQVGGDAGTSGSYTNTTEGGFTQTDGGGFTVTGAGDIAPVVGGPAMGVGFSVENFLVGTFAGLIVVIAVGTVFITGEYRRGLLRTTMAATPLRGRVLGAKALVTGGIAFAIGLVAAAITVPIGERSARGRGFHVFPITSATEVRVMVGTGLLCAATAVLALGVGALLRRSGTAVALVIASIVLPFLLAASGVLPPGVSEWLLRVTPAAGFAIQQTLPQYAQVLSVYEPSTGYYPLAPWAGLAVLCGYATLAFGLAVVQLRGRDV is encoded by the coding sequence ATGACAGCCACCCTCACCCCCCGCCCCCCGGCCACAGGGCGCGCTGAGCGGAGCGGGTTCCTCAGGACGCTGCACGCCGAGTGGACGAAGTTCCGCACGGTACGCGGCTGGGTCCTCGCCATGGCAGGGGCGCTCCTGGTGACGATCATGGTCGGCCTGCTCGGCACGGCCGCCCCCACCCCTGGCGGTCGCGGCGCCGACTCCGCCTCGTACCCGAAGGGACCCGGCGGCGAGGCCGTCAACGACAGCTTCTACTTCGTCCACAAGACGCTCACCGGCGACGGCACCCTCACCGTTCCCCTGCGGTCGCTGACCGGTGTGGCCGACACAGGGCCAGGCAAGACGGCCCAGGGCGCCCAGCCCTGGGCGAAGACCGGGATCATCGTGAAGGAAAGCCTCACCCAGGGATCCCCGTACGCGGCAGTCATGGCCACCGGCGGCCACGGCGTGCGCATGCAGTACGACTACACGCACGACACGACGGGTCCTTCCGGCAAGGTCACCCAGGAGTCCCCGCGCTGGCTGCGCCTGGTCCGCTCCGGCGACAGCCTCACCGGTTACGCCTCCACCGACGGCTCCCACTGGACCACGGTCGGCCATGCGAAGCTGCCGGGGCTTGCGCGCACCGTGCAGGCCGGGCTCTTCGCCACGTCACCGCAGGCGAAGCAGGACACCGCGGCGGGCACGGGCTTCAGCCCCGCCGTGGCCACCGGCACCTTCGGCCGTCCCGGCCTCACCGGTGGCTGGTCCCAGAGCGTGTGGAGCGGCACACAGGTGGGTGGCGACGCGGGCACGTCCGGCAGCTACACGAACACCACCGAGGGCGGCTTCACCCAGACCGACGGCGGCGGGTTCACCGTGACCGGGGCCGGTGACATCGCACCGGTCGTCGGCGGGCCCGCCATGGGCGTCGGCTTCTCCGTCGAGAACTTCCTCGTCGGCACCTTCGCCGGGCTGATCGTGGTGATCGCCGTGGGCACGGTGTTCATCACCGGCGAGTACCGGCGCGGTCTGCTGCGTACGACCATGGCGGCAACCCCACTGCGGGGCCGGGTACTTGGTGCCAAGGCGCTGGTGACCGGGGGCATCGCGTTCGCCATCGGCCTGGTGGCCGCCGCGATCACCGTTCCCATCGGGGAACGCAGCGCGCGCGGCAGGGGCTTCCATGTCTTCCCCATCACGTCGGCGACCGAAGTGCGCGTCATGGTCGGCACCGGCCTGCTCTGCGCAGCCACCGCCGTGCTCGCTCTCGGCGTCGGCGCCCTGCTGCGGCGCAGCGGCACGGCGGTCGCCCTGGTCATCGCGTCGATCGTGCTGCCCTTCCTGCTCGCCGCCTCCGGCGTACTGCCCCCGGGCGTCTCGGAGTGGCTGCTGCGGGTGACCCCGGCTGCGGGCTTCGCCATCCAGCAGACCCTGCCGCAGTACGCGCAGGTGCTCAGCGTGTACGAACCGTCGACCGGCTACTACCCCCTGGCACCATGGGCCGGCCTCGCCGTGCTGTGCGGATATGCCACGCTCGCCTTCGGTCTGGCCGTGGTGCAGCTGCGCGGGCGGGACGTATGA
- a CDS encoding ABC transporter permease subunit gives MGRLLLLAVALTVALGCGTAKAVKCPDTGCGQDAVKLALTGVTVGQAVIAVLAVLAVSGEYGTGMIRTTLTAVPNRLTVLTAKATVLTTVVLISGTAAVLASLLAGRYILPGNGFTEAHGYAPLSLADSPTLRAAVGSVLYLVLIALIGLGVATAVREAATAIGIVLGLLYLFPIVTQVVNDPEWQRHLQQISPMTAGLAVQATIHLHELPIGPWAGLGVLATWAAAALLVGSLLLHRRDA, from the coding sequence ATGGGCAGGTTGCTCCTGCTCGCCGTCGCGCTGACCGTGGCCCTCGGCTGCGGCACCGCCAAGGCCGTGAAGTGCCCGGATACGGGGTGCGGCCAGGACGCCGTCAAGCTCGCCCTGACCGGCGTCACCGTCGGGCAGGCGGTCATCGCCGTCCTCGCGGTGCTGGCCGTCAGCGGCGAGTACGGCACCGGAATGATCCGCACCACACTCACGGCGGTGCCGAACCGGCTCACCGTCCTCACCGCCAAGGCGACGGTCCTCACCACGGTCGTCCTGATCTCCGGGACAGCTGCCGTCCTCGCCTCACTCCTCGCCGGCCGCTACATCCTGCCCGGCAACGGATTCACCGAGGCCCACGGCTACGCCCCGCTGTCCCTGGCCGACAGCCCGACCCTGCGCGCGGCCGTGGGCTCGGTCCTCTACCTCGTCCTGATCGCCCTGATCGGCCTCGGCGTCGCGACGGCGGTACGGGAGGCGGCGACCGCCATCGGGATCGTACTGGGGCTGCTCTATCTCTTCCCGATCGTCACCCAGGTGGTCAACGACCCGGAGTGGCAACGGCACCTTCAGCAGATCTCGCCCATGACCGCCGGACTCGCGGTCCAAGCCACCATCCATCTGCACGAGCTGCCCATCGGCCCATGGGCCGGCCTGGGCGTACTCGCCACGTGGGCCGCGGCCGCGCTGCTGGTCGGCAGCCTGCTGCTGCACAGGCGCGACGCGTAG
- a CDS encoding helix-turn-helix domain-containing protein: MDKHGQLADFLHARRSLLRPDDVGLRTYGERRRVPGLRREELAMLAGISAPYYARLEQGQSRNASREVLDAIASALRLDESERAHLHELARAPKRGKAAPRPRPERITPATSALLTALGGTPAIALGRRSDVLAWNTQGHALFAGHLDQGAPAEPGCRPNMAKLVFLDAHTRDLYTDWPAKAKAVVGNLRLTAGRYPDDPLLAGLVGELIMRSPEFATMWADHRILACDVADYEMHHPTVGTLTVTQQTLQSPQGSGPAVVIATTVPGSPSETALKLLAHGTASREAASPRTDADASADTI, translated from the coding sequence ATGGACAAGCACGGGCAGCTCGCCGACTTCCTCCACGCACGCCGGAGCCTTCTGCGACCCGACGACGTCGGGCTGCGGACCTACGGCGAGCGGCGCCGGGTGCCGGGGCTGCGGAGGGAGGAGCTGGCCATGCTCGCGGGCATCAGTGCGCCGTACTACGCCCGGCTTGAACAGGGCCAGTCGCGCAACGCCTCCCGCGAGGTGCTCGATGCCATCGCGTCCGCCCTGCGTCTGGATGAGTCCGAGCGGGCCCATCTGCACGAGCTCGCCCGTGCACCGAAGCGAGGCAAGGCCGCACCCCGTCCCCGTCCTGAGCGCATCACCCCGGCTACCAGCGCGTTGCTGACAGCACTGGGAGGCACTCCCGCCATCGCCTTGGGCCGGCGCAGTGACGTTCTGGCCTGGAACACCCAAGGTCATGCGTTGTTCGCCGGCCATCTCGACCAGGGCGCCCCCGCGGAACCGGGCTGTCGGCCGAACATGGCCAAGCTGGTGTTCCTCGACGCGCACACCCGCGACCTCTATACCGATTGGCCCGCCAAGGCCAAGGCCGTGGTCGGCAACCTGCGCCTGACCGCCGGCCGGTACCCGGACGATCCGCTGCTGGCCGGGCTCGTCGGCGAACTGATCATGCGCAGCCCGGAGTTCGCCACCATGTGGGCGGATCACCGGATCCTGGCCTGCGACGTCGCCGATTACGAGATGCACCACCCCACGGTCGGGACCCTGACCGTCACTCAGCAGACGCTCCAGAGCCCGCAGGGGAGCGGTCCGGCCGTGGTGATCGCCACAACGGTCCCCGGCTCCCCTTCCGAGACGGCGCTGAAGCTGCTCGCCCACGGCACCGCGTCACGGGAAGCGGCCTCCCCGCGCACGGACGCCGACGCGAGCGCCGACACCATCTGA
- a CDS encoding SRPBCC family protein, translating into MSATTSKSLTPGPRNAPADFDLTPFSFVRRCWVALPPDSVYRLISDVSLIETWSPSASAVHYEPGDGPWVGARFSGSNRRDGREWVTRSEVVRADPGSAFAFVVGGAEDGIVRWDWRFHEQGTGSIVEQAWRLLRTDPVLGDTPEDLLALRDHMAQSVESTLVALAEWTAGHGTR; encoded by the coding sequence ATGAGCGCCACCACGTCCAAGAGCCTCACCCCCGGCCCGCGGAATGCGCCGGCCGATTTCGACCTGACGCCCTTTTCCTTCGTCAGGCGGTGCTGGGTCGCCCTGCCGCCGGACTCCGTCTACCGCCTGATCAGCGACGTCTCGCTGATCGAGACCTGGAGCCCGAGCGCCAGCGCGGTGCACTACGAGCCGGGGGACGGCCCCTGGGTCGGTGCACGGTTCAGTGGCAGCAACCGTCGGGACGGACGCGAGTGGGTCACCCGCTCCGAGGTGGTGCGAGCCGATCCGGGTTCCGCGTTCGCCTTCGTCGTCGGCGGGGCCGAGGACGGCATCGTGCGCTGGGACTGGCGATTCCATGAGCAGGGCACCGGCAGCATCGTCGAGCAGGCCTGGCGACTGCTGCGTACCGACCCGGTCCTGGGCGACACTCCTGAGGACCTCCTTGCCCTGCGGGATCACATGGCGCAGAGCGTGGAGTCCACCCTGGTCGCCCTGGCGGAGTGGACCGCGGGCCACGGCACTCGGTAG
- a CDS encoding DUF3500 domain-containing protein produces MNADNTQCATPVRQHTPTSLPLPKAKGTMPVVDGILHADLLPPEITFELTAPIRAYREPYVGITADGAPAPGLYRLTDTGNRPTAAVDAADAYLDALMPFERTVARLPMNSPDWRLWTNAIPTWTPKGMRLERLTVTQRELALAVIEASLSREGFDLIRAAMQLNGALGELIDDYRDTLTEFTYWFTIFGDPTSGQPWGWQLMGHHIDVHCVFIGSQLVMAPVFLGAEPTSCDTGRYAGVHAFDDETGHGLTFRRSLTEQQESSFLLSRSISAPDPAGSWNGRHLAGAGSDNLILPAEGINGGELSADQQDLLLDLVRVYLRRLPALHAERKLEEVARHLDDTHFVWRGGHDDVCAFYYRIHSPILLVEYDNHPGVFLSNEEPARHHVHTIVREPGGNDYGKSLLAQHYATHHTPDSDH; encoded by the coding sequence ATGAATGCCGACAACACGCAATGCGCCACCCCGGTCCGGCAGCACACACCAACTTCCCTGCCGCTTCCGAAGGCGAAGGGCACCATGCCGGTGGTCGACGGCATCCTCCACGCCGACCTGCTTCCACCGGAGATCACCTTCGAACTGACGGCGCCGATCCGCGCCTACCGCGAGCCCTACGTCGGCATCACCGCGGACGGTGCCCCTGCCCCCGGCCTCTACCGGCTGACCGACACGGGGAACCGGCCGACCGCGGCGGTCGACGCGGCTGACGCCTACCTCGACGCCCTCATGCCCTTCGAGCGGACCGTTGCCCGGCTACCGATGAACTCGCCCGACTGGCGGCTCTGGACCAACGCCATCCCCACCTGGACACCCAAGGGAATGCGGCTCGAACGCCTGACAGTCACCCAACGCGAACTGGCCCTGGCCGTCATCGAGGCGAGCCTCAGCCGGGAGGGGTTCGACCTCATCCGCGCCGCGATGCAGCTCAACGGCGCCCTGGGCGAGCTGATCGACGACTACCGCGACACCCTGACCGAGTTCACCTACTGGTTCACGATCTTCGGCGACCCCACCTCAGGACAGCCGTGGGGCTGGCAGCTCATGGGACATCACATCGACGTGCACTGTGTCTTCATCGGCAGCCAACTCGTCATGGCCCCCGTGTTCCTCGGCGCTGAACCGACCTCCTGTGACACCGGACGCTACGCCGGTGTCCACGCGTTCGACGACGAGACCGGACACGGCCTGACATTCCGCCGGTCCCTCACGGAGCAGCAGGAGAGCAGTTTCCTGCTCAGCCGCTCCATCAGTGCCCCCGACCCGGCCGGATCCTGGAACGGCCGGCACCTCGCCGGCGCCGGCAGCGACAACCTGATCCTGCCGGCCGAAGGGATCAACGGCGGCGAACTCTCCGCAGACCAACAGGACCTCCTCCTCGACCTCGTCCGCGTCTACCTGCGCCGGCTCCCCGCACTCCACGCGGAGCGCAAGCTCGAAGAGGTCGCCCGCCATCTCGACGACACCCACTTCGTCTGGCGCGGCGGCCACGACGACGTCTGCGCCTTCTACTACCGCATCCACTCCCCGATCCTGCTCGTGGAATACGACAACCACCCCGGTGTCTTCCTCAGTAACGAAGAACCCGCACGCCACCACGTCCACACGATCGTCCGCGAACCGGGCGGCAACGACTACGGCAAGAGCCTCCTCGCCCAGCATTACGCCACCCACCACACGCCGGACAGCGACCACTGA
- a CDS encoding NAD(P)-dependent oxidoreductase, whose amino-acid sequence MSRITVIGGTGYAGSAIVAEAAARGHQVTALSRSLPEAPIPNVAYVQGDATDEATLSAPIEGADVVVGALAPRGPLAGTFRDAYSTVARLADASGVRLFVVGGYSSLRPAPGADRFVTDLSHIPAELHDEIRAGAALIIEDLPATPATLDWVFVSPALRFGSRMPGERLGRYRLGDDVAVQPEDGGAISAADYALGFVDLIEKGDHHRAQVNLGH is encoded by the coding sequence GTGTCTCGCATTACCGTCATCGGCGGCACCGGCTACGCAGGCTCGGCCATTGTCGCGGAGGCCGCCGCTCGCGGTCACCAGGTCACCGCGCTGAGCCGCTCACTCCCCGAAGCTCCCATCCCGAACGTGGCCTATGTCCAGGGCGACGCCACCGACGAAGCGACGCTCTCGGCGCCCATTGAGGGTGCGGACGTCGTAGTGGGCGCACTCGCCCCACGCGGGCCGCTGGCCGGCACTTTCCGCGACGCCTACAGCACCGTCGCGCGTCTGGCCGATGCCTCAGGCGTACGTCTGTTCGTCGTCGGCGGCTACTCGTCGCTGCGCCCTGCGCCCGGGGCGGACCGCTTCGTCACCGACCTCAGCCACATCCCCGCGGAGCTCCACGACGAGATCCGTGCCGGTGCGGCGCTCATCATCGAGGACCTCCCGGCCACGCCCGCGACACTCGACTGGGTCTTCGTGAGCCCGGCGCTCAGGTTCGGCTCACGTATGCCCGGCGAACGACTCGGCCGATATCGGCTCGGCGACGACGTCGCGGTCCAGCCCGAGGACGGCGGCGCGATCTCCGCCGCGGACTACGCACTCGGGTTCGTCGACCTGATCGAGAAGGGCGATCACCACCGGGCGCAGGTCAACCTCGGCCACTGA
- a CDS encoding winged helix-turn-helix transcriptional regulator, protein MLHGSPYRADCPTRHILDRIGDRWTVLVVGALWDGSARFSELRRRIEGVSQKMLTQTLRGLERDGLVRRTVHPQVPVRVEYTLTEAGRTLRAPLRALEEWSIAHLGDVTASQEAYDRAD, encoded by the coding sequence GTGCTCCACGGCAGCCCCTATCGCGCGGACTGCCCGACTCGCCACATCCTGGATCGCATTGGCGACCGTTGGACGGTGCTCGTAGTGGGCGCCCTCTGGGACGGCAGTGCCCGCTTCTCGGAGTTGCGCCGACGCATCGAGGGCGTCTCGCAGAAGATGCTCACCCAGACTCTCCGCGGGCTCGAACGGGACGGGCTCGTTCGCCGTACCGTCCACCCCCAGGTTCCGGTCCGCGTCGAGTACACGCTCACCGAGGCGGGCCGCACCCTGCGTGCGCCGCTGCGCGCGCTGGAGGAATGGTCGATCGCGCACCTCGGCGACGTGACAGCGTCGCAGGAAGCCTACGACCGCGCGGACTGA
- a CDS encoding helix-turn-helix domain-containing protein: protein MPTRRAVSGRSREPRARFAEELRHLRTARGDSLRQLGERLGWDWSLFGKMEKGETVGGPEVVQALDQHYGTPGLLLALWELAISDQTQFKERYRRYMGLEAEATSLWHFAVSIVPGLLQTPGYARELLAAGGLRGDALDQQVEARMGRRELLVGESAPQFRTILSEAVLRTPLRNTDEWRQQLKYLWEVGERDGVTVQVAPFGVGLHALTNTDVMFLRLADGRAVAYAENGYRGELIEETGPVEQLQRVYDSVRDLALPPAESRNFILRLLEEVPCDPST, encoded by the coding sequence ATGCCGACGAGGCGGGCGGTATCAGGCCGCAGCAGGGAACCACGGGCACGGTTCGCGGAGGAGCTGCGGCACCTGCGTACCGCGCGCGGCGACAGCCTGCGGCAGCTCGGTGAACGACTGGGCTGGGACTGGTCGTTGTTCGGGAAGATGGAGAAGGGCGAGACGGTCGGCGGCCCGGAGGTGGTGCAGGCGCTTGACCAGCACTACGGGACACCGGGACTGCTGTTGGCGCTGTGGGAACTTGCCATCAGCGACCAGACGCAGTTCAAGGAGCGCTATAGGCGGTACATGGGCCTGGAGGCGGAGGCGACGAGTCTGTGGCACTTCGCGGTGAGTATCGTTCCCGGTCTCTTGCAGACACCGGGGTACGCACGGGAGTTGCTCGCGGCAGGAGGTCTGCGCGGTGACGCCCTGGATCAGCAGGTTGAGGCACGGATGGGGCGCCGGGAGCTACTGGTGGGCGAATCCGCGCCCCAGTTCCGCACCATCCTGTCCGAGGCAGTTCTCAGGACCCCTTTGCGGAACACCGACGAGTGGCGGCAGCAACTGAAGTACCTGTGGGAGGTGGGAGAGAGAGACGGGGTAACGGTGCAGGTGGCGCCGTTCGGCGTGGGGCTCCACGCCCTGACCAACACTGACGTGATGTTCCTTCGCCTGGCGGATGGGCGTGCGGTGGCCTACGCGGAGAACGGGTACCGCGGAGAACTTATCGAGGAAACAGGCCCGGTTGAGCAGCTGCAACGCGTATATGATTCGGTACGCGACCTGGCGTTGCCCCCTGCCGAGTCGCGGAATTTCATTCTGCGCCTTCTGGAGGAAGTGCCGTGCGACCCCTCGACCTGA
- a CDS encoding DUF397 domain-containing protein, with translation MRPLDLTVATWRASSYSNQDGGQCVEVSDDFDAFIPVRDSKNPHGPALAFPAGDWSSFVSAVKGGTLGA, from the coding sequence GTGCGACCCCTCGACCTGACCGTGGCGACTTGGCGCGCGAGCAGTTACAGCAATCAGGACGGCGGACAGTGCGTCGAGGTCTCCGATGATTTCGACGCGTTCATCCCTGTTCGGGACAGCAAGAACCCACACGGCCCCGCCCTCGCCTTCCCGGCTGGCGACTGGTCCTCCTTCGTGTCCGCCGTGAAGGGCGGAACCCTGGGCGCCTAA
- a CDS encoding cytochrome P450 family protein, producing the protein MNTSPVNPAADLPHRLDPAGGCPHAANARLLAQGAVTPVVLPGEVRGMAVLGHDALKEFLAHPDVAKNAQHFTALQAGEIADGWPLKTFATVQGMTTADGADHRRLRSLMSKAFTARRVEELRPRIEQLTLRLLDGLESAATEDGVVDLRTHFALPLPMGVICELLGVDEAHQDRLHDLSNQIVATDIGPAEAMAANREMVETLTEVARARTAAPGDDLTSAMIAAREENGDRFSPHELIGTLMLTIIAGHETTLNLITNAVRALCTHRDQLDLVLSDKASWSDVVEETLRWDSPVSYFPFRYPTRDLTLDGTVIPQGTPVLAGYSAAGRDTRAHGPDAAHFDITRTGTSRHLSLGHGAHYCMGAPLARLESTTALEQLFTRFPDLDLAVPEPELPRHASFVGNSVQKLPVRLKG; encoded by the coding sequence TTGAACACGTCACCGGTGAACCCCGCGGCCGACCTTCCGCACCGCCTCGACCCGGCGGGTGGCTGCCCGCACGCGGCCAACGCCCGGCTGCTGGCCCAGGGGGCGGTCACCCCGGTCGTCCTCCCCGGCGAGGTGCGGGGGATGGCGGTGCTGGGCCACGACGCGCTGAAGGAATTCCTCGCGCACCCCGACGTCGCCAAGAACGCACAGCACTTCACGGCGCTCCAGGCCGGGGAGATCGCCGACGGCTGGCCGCTGAAGACGTTCGCCACGGTGCAGGGGATGACGACCGCGGACGGCGCCGACCACCGGCGGCTGCGGTCGTTGATGAGCAAGGCGTTCACGGCCCGCCGGGTCGAGGAACTGCGCCCCCGTATCGAGCAGTTGACGCTGCGCCTGCTGGACGGCCTGGAGTCGGCCGCGACGGAGGACGGTGTCGTCGACCTGCGTACGCACTTCGCGCTGCCACTGCCGATGGGCGTCATCTGTGAGCTGCTGGGCGTGGACGAGGCCCACCAGGACCGGCTGCACGACCTCTCCAACCAGATCGTGGCCACGGACATCGGTCCGGCCGAGGCGATGGCGGCCAACCGGGAGATGGTGGAGACGCTGACCGAGGTGGCCAGGGCCCGGACCGCCGCCCCCGGCGACGACCTGACCAGCGCGATGATCGCGGCCCGCGAGGAGAACGGCGACCGGTTCAGCCCGCACGAGCTGATCGGCACGCTGATGCTGACCATCATCGCGGGGCACGAGACGACGCTGAACCTGATCACGAACGCCGTACGCGCCCTGTGCACCCACCGGGACCAGCTCGACCTGGTCCTCTCCGACAAGGCGAGCTGGTCGGACGTGGTCGAGGAGACCCTGCGCTGGGACAGCCCGGTCAGCTACTTCCCCTTCCGCTACCCCACCCGCGATCTGACCCTGGACGGCACCGTGATCCCCCAGGGCACCCCGGTCCTCGCCGGCTACTCGGCGGCCGGCCGCGACACCCGCGCCCACGGCCCGGACGCGGCACACTTCGACATCACCCGCACCGGCACGTCCCGCCACCTCTCCCTGGGACACGGCGCGCACTACTGCATGGGCGCACCCCTGGCCCGCCTGGAGAGCACCACGGCCCTGGAACAGCTCTTCACCCGCTTCCCGGACCTGGACCTCGCGGTCCCCGAGCCGGAACTGCCGCGCCACGCCTCGTTCGTGGGAAACAGCGTGCAGAAGCTTCCGGTACGGCTGAAGGGGTGA
- a CDS encoding cytochrome P450: protein MSTPHPTTGPAVGCPVTGASVATAALYGPDLDGMTMPALYEELRRAHGPVAPVSVAPGIDAWLVLGHRELLRLTREEQDFSHDPRRWSLLREGRVPADSPILPMVGWRPALLFADGQQHRRMRTAVSDALAGINGHELRRSVRATAEAVIAGFAAHGEADLVSAYARLLPMRVIAGLLGLDDRTGGELVEAVAGLVSASSVARDASRRMGAILHGLIEEKRRVRGDDIVSALLHHPARLTDEEVLHNLVVMFVAGNQTTVNWIATTLRILLCDPALRSSLSGGHLSVDDALDVVLWRFPPTQNFPARYATRDMTFGGQDVRAGDMLILGLAAANADPEVLPDDGTPVVGNRSHLAFGAGPHTCPAQDPARLITRTAVDTIRHRLPDLELSVPESELKWVNSPWSKGLGTLPVRFTSPQLPQGPVPSRTAEAPAPAWPHRNAARPQTRPH, encoded by the coding sequence ATGAGCACGCCGCACCCCACGACCGGGCCGGCCGTCGGCTGCCCCGTGACCGGCGCCTCCGTCGCGACGGCCGCGCTGTACGGGCCCGACCTCGACGGCATGACGATGCCCGCGCTGTACGAGGAACTGCGCCGCGCACACGGCCCGGTGGCGCCGGTGTCCGTCGCCCCCGGCATCGACGCCTGGCTGGTCCTGGGCCACCGCGAACTGCTCCGGCTCACCCGCGAGGAGCAGGACTTCTCACACGACCCGCGCCGGTGGAGCCTGCTGCGTGAAGGCCGGGTGCCGGCCGACTCGCCGATCCTGCCGATGGTCGGCTGGCGCCCGGCGCTGCTCTTCGCGGACGGGCAGCAGCACCGCAGAATGCGCACCGCCGTCTCCGACGCGCTGGCCGGGATCAACGGACACGAGCTGCGCCGCAGCGTCCGGGCCACCGCCGAGGCCGTGATCGCCGGATTCGCGGCGCACGGCGAGGCCGACCTCGTCTCCGCGTACGCGCGCCTGCTGCCGATGCGGGTGATCGCCGGGCTGCTCGGGCTGGACGACCGGACCGGCGGGGAGCTGGTGGAGGCGGTGGCGGGCCTCGTGTCGGCCAGCAGCGTGGCAAGGGACGCGAGCCGCAGGATGGGCGCCATCCTGCACGGACTGATCGAGGAGAAGCGGCGGGTGAGGGGCGACGACATCGTCTCGGCGCTGCTGCACCACCCGGCGCGGCTCACCGACGAGGAGGTGCTGCACAACCTGGTGGTCATGTTCGTCGCGGGCAACCAGACCACGGTGAACTGGATCGCCACCACGCTGCGCATCCTGCTCTGCGACCCCGCTCTGCGCTCCTCACTGAGCGGCGGCCACCTCAGCGTGGACGACGCACTCGACGTGGTCCTGTGGCGCTTCCCGCCCACCCAGAACTTCCCGGCCCGCTACGCCACCCGCGACATGACGTTCGGCGGCCAGGACGTCCGGGCGGGCGACATGCTGATCCTGGGCCTGGCGGCGGCCAACGCGGACCCGGAGGTGCTGCCGGACGACGGCACCCCCGTGGTCGGCAACCGCTCCCATCTGGCATTCGGCGCGGGCCCCCACACCTGCCCCGCCCAGGACCCGGCCCGGCTGATCACCCGGACCGCGGTCGACACGATCCGGCACCGCCTGCCCGACCTGGAACTGTCGGTCCCGGAGAGCGAGTTGAAGTGGGTCAACTCGCCCTGGAGCAAGGGCCTGGGCACTCTGCCCGTACGTTTCACCTCACCGCAGTTGCCGCAGGGCCCGGTGCCCTCCCGGACGGCCGAGGCCCCCGCCCCGGCATGGCCGCACCGGAACGCGGCGCGGCCACAGACCCGCCCGCACTGA
- a CDS encoding GTP-binding protein, translating to MSGAAKILVVGPLGVGKTTLIGTVSEIEPLSTEASMTQAGVRVDPDVDSGKKTTTVALDFGRLTIDGDLVLYLFGTPGQQRFLPAWQDLAKGALGALALVDTRDLAASFDALGNLEDLDLPFAVAVNVFPSGPRYDADDIRTALDLLPETPLVTCDARDRASSIRALIALIRHLIHVATESS from the coding sequence GTGTCGGGCGCGGCGAAGATCCTGGTCGTCGGCCCGCTGGGGGTGGGCAAGACGACGCTGATCGGTACGGTGTCGGAGATCGAACCGCTCTCCACCGAGGCGTCGATGACCCAGGCGGGCGTCCGGGTCGACCCGGACGTGGACAGCGGCAAGAAGACCACCACGGTCGCCCTCGACTTCGGCCGGCTGACCATCGACGGCGACCTGGTCCTGTATCTGTTCGGCACTCCCGGACAGCAGCGGTTCCTGCCGGCCTGGCAGGACCTGGCCAAGGGGGCGCTCGGCGCGCTCGCGCTGGTGGACACCCGGGACCTGGCGGCCTCCTTCGACGCGCTGGGCAATCTGGAGGATCTGGACCTGCCCTTCGCGGTCGCCGTCAACGTCTTCCCGTCCGGCCCCCGTTACGACGCCGACGACATCCGTACGGCCCTCGATCTGCTGCCCGAAACTCCCCTGGTGACCTGCGACGCACGGGACCGGGCCTCATCGATCCGGGCGCTGATCGCCCTGATCCGTCACCTCATCCACGTCGCCACGGAGTCCTCATGA
- a CDS encoding DUF742 domain-containing protein, with the protein MPRASAIRPYVITRGRTESDGEPLSWESLVMTAEAAFPATLQPEHLAILKHCEGLISVAEVAAHLGQPPSVAQVLLSDLLRWGLIVTRPPIPQAEHADVTMLRKVLHGLESRL; encoded by the coding sequence GTGCCGAGGGCCTCGGCGATCCGCCCGTATGTCATCACCCGCGGCCGCACGGAGTCCGACGGCGAGCCGCTGTCCTGGGAGTCCCTGGTGATGACGGCGGAGGCGGCGTTCCCCGCCACGCTCCAGCCGGAGCACCTCGCCATCCTCAAGCACTGCGAGGGGCTCATCTCCGTCGCGGAGGTGGCCGCTCACCTCGGCCAGCCGCCGTCGGTCGCGCAGGTGCTGCTCTCCGATCTCCTCCGATGGGGGCTGATCGTGACCCGGCCGCCCATCCCGCAGGCCGAACACGCCGATGTGACCATGCTCAGAAAGGTCCTCCATGGTCTCGAAAGTCGCCTCTGA